Proteins co-encoded in one Odocoileus virginianus isolate 20LAN1187 ecotype Illinois unplaced genomic scaffold, Ovbor_1.2 Unplaced_Contig_30, whole genome shotgun sequence genomic window:
- the LOC110131870 gene encoding LOW QUALITY PROTEIN: olfactory receptor 51I2-like (The sequence of the model RefSeq protein was modified relative to this genomic sequence to represent the inferred CDS: substituted 1 base at 1 genomic stop codon), which translates to MIAVXSMSLCLPRLKRSQISGDLNCLPKMLASWSFANISFFQPPAFLMIGIPGLEAVHGWISIPFASMYTVALTGNCLILLAVRRTPSLHQPMYYFLSMLALTDVGLTLSTMPTTLAVLWFDHQLIGFNACLAQMFFLHSFSVVESSVLLAMSFDRFVAISNPLRYASVLTDSVIIRIGMGIVARATVSLFPGPFLLKRLNFCPGKILLSHSFCFHADVMKRACADITVNIIYGLYVVLSTVGFDSLLIVLSYTLILHTVMSLASPRERIRALNTCVSHILAVLVFFIPVIGVSMIHRFGRHLPPIVHALVAYVYLVVPPVLNPIIYSVKSKPIREAMLRVLREKRKG; encoded by the coding sequence ATGATAGCTGTATAGTCAATGTCTTTGTGTCTGCCCAGATTGAAAAGGTCACAAATTTCTGGAGACCTCAACTGCCTTCCCAAGATGCTTGCTTCCTGGTCCTTTGCCAACATCTCCTTCTTCCAGCCACCTGCTTTCCTGATGATTGGCATCCCAGGCCTGGAGGCCGTTCATGGCTGGATCTCCATCCCCTTCGCCTCCATGTACACTGTGGCCCTCACTGGAAACTGCCTGATCCTCTTGGCTGTGAGGAGGACCCCCAGCCTGCACCAGCCCATGTACTACTTCCTGTCCATGCTGGCCCTCACCGACGTGGGCCTCACCTTGTCCACAATGCCCACCACGCTGGCTGTGCTCTGGTTTGACCATCAGCTCATCGGCTTCAATGCCTGTCTGGCCCAGATGTTCTTCCTCCACTCCTTCTCCGTGGTGGAGTCCTCGGTGCTCCTGGCCATGTCGTTTGACCGCTTTGTGGCCATCTCCAACCCCCTGCGCTATGCCTCTGTCCTCACAGACAGTGTCATCATCAGGATTGGGATGGGCATTGTGGCTCGCGCCACTGTGTCCCTCTTCCCAGGGCCCTTCTTACTAAAGAGACTGAACTTTTGTCCTGGCAAGATCCTCCTGTCCCACTCATTCTGTTTCCATGCAGATGTCATGAAACGAGCCTGCGCTGACATTACTGTCAATATCATTTACGGGCTGTATGTGGTTCTGTCCACAGTGGGTTTTGACTCCTTGCTTATTGTGCTGTCCTATACTCTTATTCTTCATACAGTGATGAGTCTGGCCTCTCCCAGGGAACGTATCCGGGCCCTCAACACTTGCGTTTCTCATATTTTGGCTGTTCTGGTTTTCTTCATCCCAGTCATAGGTGTGTCCATGATCCACCGTTTTGGGAGACACCTCCCCCCCATAGTACATGCCCTTGTCGCCTACGTGTACCTGGTGGTGCCCCCTGTGCTGAACCCCATCATCTACAGTGTCAAGTCCAAGCCCATCAGGGAGGCCATGCTCAGGGTgctgagggagaagaggaaaggcTGA
- the LOC139034153 gene encoding olfactory receptor 51I2-like: MFPSWSFANISFFQPPAFLMIGIPGLEAVHGWVSIPFSSMYTAALTGNCLILLAVRRTPSLHQPMYYFLSMLALTDVGLTLSTMPTTLAVLWFDHRLIGFNACLAQMFFLHFFSVVESSVLLAMSFDRFVAISNPLRYASVLTNSVIIRIGMGIVARATVSLFPLPFLLKRLSFCPGKILLSHSFCFHADVMKRACADITVNIIYGLYVVLSTMGIDSLLIVLSYTLILHTVMSLASPRERIRALNTCVSHILAVLVFFIPVIGVSMIHRFGRHLPPIVHALVAYVYLVVPPVLNPIIYSVKSKPIREAMLRVLREKRKG, translated from the coding sequence ATGTTCCCTTCCTGGTCCTTTGCCAACATCTCCTTCTTCCAGCCACCTGCTTTCCTGATGATTGGCATCCCAGGCCTGGAGGCCGTTCATGGCTGGgtctccatccccttctcctccatgtACACTGCAGCCCTCACTGGAAACTGCTTGATTCTCTTGGCTGTGAGGAGGACCCCCAGCCTGCACCAGCCCATGTACTACTTCCTGTCCATGCTGGCCCTCACCGACGTGGGCCTCACCTTGTCCACAATGCCCACCACGCTGGCTGTGCTCTGGTTTGACCATCGGCTCATAGGCTTCAATGCTTGTCTGGCCCAGATGTTCTTCCTCCACTTCTTCTCCGTGGTGGAGTCCTCGGTGCTCCTGGCCATGTCGTTTGATCGCTTTGTGGCCATCTCCAACCCCCTGCGCTATGCCTCTGTCCTCACAAACAGTGTCATCATCAGGATTGGGATGGGCATTGTGGCTCGCGCCACTGTGTCCCTCTTCCCATTGCCCTTCTTGCTAAAGAGACTGAGCTTTTGTCCTGGCAAGATCCTCCTGTCCCACTCATTCTGTTTCCATGCAGATGTCATGAAACGAGCCTGTGCTGACATTACTGTCAATATCATTTACGGGCTGTATGTGGTTCTGTCCACGATGGGAATAGACTCCTTGCTTATTGTGCTGTCCTACACCCTTATTCTTCATACAGTGATGAGTCTGGCCTCTCCCAGGGAGCGTATCCGGGCCCTCAACACTTGTGTTTCTCATATTTTGGCTGTTCTGGTTTTCTTCATCCCAGTCATAGGTGTGTCCATGATCCACCGTTTTGGGAGACACCTTCCCCCCATAGTACATGCCCTTGTCGCCTACGTGTACCTGGTGGTGCCCCCTGTGCTGAACCCCATCATCTACAGTGTCAAGTCCAAGCCCATCAGGGAGGCCATGCTCAGGGTgctgagggagaagaggaaaggtTGA